One window from the genome of Magnolia sinica isolate HGM2019 chromosome 4, MsV1, whole genome shotgun sequence encodes:
- the LOC131243594 gene encoding uncharacterized protein LOC131243594, whose translation MASQLTLKLLVEKSTGKVLFGEAEKDFVDFLFSLLVVPIGYAAKLLSKKNRVGCTATLYKSLENLPVAHLEPNFDKNALLTPKMSIPNNGPDPSLLLQDGASTISKLYSCSSCNYHGYVTEVEGTLCPICKKKMVVEVFNVGPTTAASGSDSGQGCVKGVVAYMVMDDLVVTPMSTISSIAVLNKLNVREVSAVEERVVEVGMDEALALLKASLESKTVLNDVFGAKLKLETVSFFDSGT comes from the exons ATGGCATCCCAGCTAACCTTAAAGCTTCTCGTAGAAAAGAGCACAGGCAAGGTGTTGTTTGGAGAGGCTGAAAAAGACTTCGTTGATTTTCTCTTCAGCCTCTTAGTAGTTCCAATCGGCTACGCAGCAAAGCTCCTCTCAAAGAAAAACAGGGTAGGATGCACTGCAACTCTCTACAAGAGCCTTGAAAATCTCCCTGTTGCTCACCTCGAACCCAACTTTGACAAAAATGCCCTCCTTACCCCCAAGATGTCCATTCCAAATAACGGTCCAGATCCTTCCCTTCTATTACAAGATGGTGCTTCCACCATATCAAAGCTCTACTCATGCAGCAGCTGCAACTATCACGGCTATGTTACAGAAGTAGAGGGCACCTTGTGTCCTATTTGCAAGAAGAAAATGGTCGTTGAGGTTTTCAATGTTGGACCTACAACAGCAGCGTCGGGATCGGACAGTGGACAAGGGTGCGTTAAGGGTGTGGTGGCTTATATGGTGATGGACGATTTGGTGGTGACTCCCATGTCTACCATTTCAAGCATTGCTGTACTCAACAAGTTGAATGTTAGAGAAGTGAGTGCAGTCGAGGAGAGGGTTGTGGAAGTCGGCATGGATGAG gCTTTGGCCCTCCTCAAGGCTTCTTTGGAGTCGAAGACAGTACTCAATGACGTCTTTGGAGCAAAGTTGAAATTGGAGACAGTGAGCTTTTTTGATTCGGGAACATAG